The Akkermansiaceae bacterium genome segment GGAAGCACTGGAGTGATTGACCGTGTGGGGATGGCTGGAGCTCCTAGTCTGGTATTTTTCGATTCCGCTTCCCTGATCTCGGATGCCATCGAACGCCGTATTCTAGTGCCAGAGCGGCTCTCTTTCTCTCAAGAAGTTCTCCGGCTCAATTAATCTGTAGTTGGAAAATCGAATAACCACGAGGGAAACTCAACCGGCTACTGAAAGCGAACGGTGAGTTCGCAAAGTTGGATATTTCTCCTCGAAAGTAAGCGAGGAAACGTGCCACCCATGGGGTCGCGTACACTGAAAGAAGAATGCCTCGCAACGCACGAAATCGGATCACCCATTCAAGCCGATGTAACGAATGCCGACCACAGTGGAATCGACTGTCAGCACCCCGCCCTATTCCGTGCGGCTACTGAAGCGGTCTGGCTGGAAGCGCTTACCTCAGGATAAGAACCGCGTGGATGGGGAAAATACTTCCATTCATTTGGAAGACGGGTTTGCACCCAAACTGGAACACGTGGCTGGCTGCGATGTGAAAGGCTGATCACATGCAATCACCAGACGCTTCGCCAAAGGGCCACCTGAATACGTCGGCGGAAAATCCAGAGGAACCGTGGATCAATTCCTACGATGCGTGCCACCATCTCGGGATCTCCATTGCCACCCTCCATCGTTGGGTGAAAAGCGGAAGGCTAAAACCCAAGCGGACACCCGGGGGGGTGTATCGCTTCCGGCGGTCGGACCTGAACGCCCTCCTACGGTGAATCTCCGATTTCCAATCCGGGAAAGAACGCGCCCCGTGAGCACGGATGAAATCGGCTGCCAGCGAAAGCCTGTCGACGCGGAGGTGAGGTTCAAAACTGGCAGCAAACTGGCAGCGGACCTAAAAAAGCCTTCTTCAGAGCAAGAAAAAAGGAGGCTTTAAAAGCCTCCTAATTCCTTTATTCCCAACGAAAAGTGCTCGAAAGAGGACTCGAACCTCCACAGGTTTCCCTACTAGATCCTTAGTCTAGCGCGTCTACCAATTCCGCCATCCGAGCGTTTCCGGTTGGGTGGGCGGGCACTTGGTAAGTGCCTGCCGGAGCCTTTGCAAGAGAATCTTTGGGTTATTTCCGAAAAAATTCCGATCCTGATTTGGCACCGTTACGGCTTGCTTACCAACGCTTCTGCGGAAGCATGGTCCCACCCTTGTATCCATGGACTCCATCCGCGCTGAATCCATCGTAAAAACCTTCGGAAAGGTGCAGGCCCTTGATGGCGTCAGCCTCACGGTCCGGCCGGGCGAGCTGTTTTTCCTTCTGGGAGCCTCCGGTTGTGGGAAGACCACCCTTCTCCGCTGCATCGCCGGTCTGGAAACACCCACCAGCGGAAGGATCTTCTTCGGCGACCGGGAGGTCACGACGATGCCACCACACAAGCGGGAGGCGGCCCTCGTTTTCCAATCCTACGCATTGTGGCCGCATCTCACCGTGGCCCAGAACATCGCCTTCGGGCTGGAGGAGAGGAAGGTGCCGAAGGCGGAGATCAAACGGCGGGTGGAGGAAGCACTGGAAATGGTGAAGCTGCCGGGCTTTGGCGGGCGTTCCATCGACCAGATGTCTGGTGGGCAGCAGCAGCGGGTGTCCCTCGCCCGTGCGTTGGTGGTGAAACCCAAATGCCTGTTGCTTGATGAGCCATTATCGAATCTGGATGCCCAGCTCCGGATCGAGATGCGGCGCGAGATCCGCAGGATCGTGAAAGAGAATGGCCTGACCGGGATCTATGTCACACACGATCAGGAAGAGGCACTGGCGATGGCGGACCGGATGGCGGTGCTGGACCACGGGAGGATCTGCCAGATTGGCACGCCGGAAGAGATCTACCGCTCACCCCATACGGCCCATGTCGCGGGTTTCATCGGTGAGACGAATATCATCGACGGAGTGGTGGTGGAACAGCGGGCCGGCCACTGCATCGCGAAGACGGATGGCGGGGCCTTGATCGGCAGGATGGGAGATGCCTCATGGAGTCCCGCCACGGGTGACAGGGTGAGCATTTCCATCCGTCCGGAAGCCTGGCGGCTGAAGCAGGCGGAAGGGGAAAACGTGCTCGCAGGCACGGTGATCGACCGGACCTATCTGGGCCAGCGCATCCAATACCTGATCGGCACGGCCGTGGGACGGCAAGAGGTGGTGGAGATGAATCCGCAGGTCATGCATGAACCTGGCGCGAATGTCTCCATCTCCTGCCGCCATGCGGATGTGATGATCCTGAAACCCTGATGTCACCACGGTGAAAACGCGCGCGCTGCTGATCCTGGGCCTGCTGGCGGTCATCGTGGCCCTGCCGGTGGTCATGCGACGCGAGACAGCGACGGTATCCCCTGCCGAGGCGGATGACCGGCTGGTGATCATCACCCCGCACCATGAGTCCATCCGCCTGGAGTTCGAGGAAGCGTTCGCCGCATGGTGGAAGCGCTCCACCGGGAGGACGATCTATCTGGACTGGCGGAAGCCGGGCGGCACCTCGGAAATCAGGATGGTGCTGGACGCCGGATTCGAGGCGGCGGCGGACGGAAGGCGCGAGGGTATTGGCATCGATATCTTTTTCGGCGGCGGCGAGCCGGATTTCTCAGGCCAGGCAAGGCTCGGACGGCTGGCACCGCTCGATGTTTTCACGAAGCATCCGGAATGGTTCGGTGAAGGCGGCGTGATCCCGGAAACCTTCACCGGGGAGCGATACTACGCCGCCGACCACACCTGGGTGGCCACATGCATGTCCCAGTTCGGCATTTGCTACAATCCGGACGCGATCAAACGCATGGGCCTGCCTGAGCCGGCACAGTGGGATGACTTGGGCGATCCAGGCTATGCGGGTTCGCTGGCACTAGCGGACCCCACCAAAAGCGGCTCCGTTGCGCGTGCGTTCGAACTGATCCTGCAAACCCATATGCAGCGCGAGCCGGCATCCTCACAGGGAGACGCGGATGCGGCGATTGCCAGAGGATGGGACAACGGGCTCCGGCTCATCCAGCGGATGGCGGCGAATGCCCGTTATTTCACGGACAGCGCACCGAAGCCCCCGCAGGATGTGGTCCAGGGAAATGCCGCGGCGGGTATGTGCATCGACTTTTACGGCAGATCCTATGAGGGCGAATTCACCACCGCCGATGGCCGCCCGCGCCTGAAGTGGATCGCCCCCCATGCGGGCACCACGCTGAGCGGGGATCCCATTGCCGTATTGAAAGGCGCGCCCCATCCGGAGATCGCGCAGGCGTTCGTCGAATTCTGCCTGACACCGGAGGCCCAGCGGATCTGGTTCGGAAAACCGGGCACACCCCACGGCCCCATCGCCCGTTCGCTGCACCGCATGCCGGTGAGAAAGGACGTCTATACGCCGGAGAATCTGGCAGCCTCCAGCATGCCCGGCGTCCACCCTTACACGGATGAGGGGAACTTCACCTACCGTCCGGAACTCACCGGCAGCAAGGCCTTCAACACCATCCGGAATCTGGTGAAGGTGATGTGCATCGACTCCCATGAGGAAATGAAGGATGCCTGGCAGGCACTCCGCGATGCCGGCATGCCGGCGGATGCCCTGGCCGTGTTCGCTGATGTGTCCATGGTCCCCTACTCCGCAGTGGGCAAGGGAGATGCCCGGCTGGATTCCAAAGACCCCATGGTGGCCGCCGCACGGGCAGCGGAGTTGGGCGAATGGTTCCGGGAAAACTACCGCCGCGCCGCCGCCATGGCGCGGGCGAAAACCACCACCGCCCGATGAAACGGGGCACCGCCATCTTCCTCACGGCCATCGTCACGCTGCTGTTCGCGGTGTTCTTCCTCTATCCGGCGGGGATGGTGGTGAAGCAGGCCTTCGAGTTGAAGGGGCCGGATGGCTCCACCCGCTACACGCTCGAGTTCATCATCGCCGTGTTCCGGAACCCGATCTACCGGGAGGGCCTGTGGAATGCCTTTGCCCTCGGCATCACCAGCACCATCGCCACGCTGGCGATCGCCTTTCCCCTCGCCCTCATCGGGCACCGCTATGATTTCATGGGGCGAAGGGTGCTCGGCGTGCTGGTGCTGGCCCCACTGATCGTCCCGCCCTTCGTCGGAGCGGTGGGGGTGAAGCAGATGCTGGGGGTGAATGGAGCGCTGAACGCCCTGCTCATCGACCTGGGGATGATGGACCCGGCATTGCCCTACGACTGGCTAGCGCACGGACGGTTCACAGGCATCGTCGTGATGAACGCGCTGCATCTCTACCCCATCCTCTACATGAACATCGCCGCCGCGTTGTCCAATCTGGATCCGGCGATGGAACAAGCGGCGGAAAACCTGGGCTGCCCGCCATGGAAACGGTTCCTCCGCATCACCCTGCCACTCTCCATGCCCGGTGTTTTCGCGGGTTCCTCCATCGTCTTCATCTGGGCCTTCACGGAGCTGGGGGTGCCGCTGGTCTTCGACTACTCCAGGGTGGCCCCGGTGCAGATCTTCGATGGCATCAAGGGGCTGGACAAAAACCCCACCCCCTATGCCCTCACGGCCATCCTCCTGGTCGTCGCAGCGGTGGTGTTTTCCCTTTCGAAGTTGGTGATGGGGCGTTCCCCCCTGGGCACCGCACCGCGCCCGAAGGGACGGTCCGACCTGAAACGCATCGGCGGCATCCGCTCGGCCGCGTGCGCCCTGTTGTTCCTCGGGGTGTTCCTCCTCGCCTCAGTCCCGCATCTCGGGGTGATCCTCCTTTCGCTGGCCGGTCGATGGTATGGCACGGTGGTGCCGGATGAATTCACCGCCCGGCACTACACCGAAGCGCTGGGGAACGGTCTGGTCGTTCCGTCGATCCAGAACAGCCTCATGTATGCCGGGTGTGCCACGTTGGTCGCGCTCGCCATCGGACTGGCGGTGGCGTGGGTGGTGGTCCGGTCAAATCTGCGGTCACGCGGGTGGTTGGACGCCCTGGTGATGCTGCCGCTCGCGGTGCCCGGGCTGGTGATGGCCTTCGGCTATCTCGCCCTATCCCAGGAGGACAAGCCGTTCCACTTCCTCATCGGCGCGGACGGGAGTCCTTTCCTCCTGCTGGTGATCGCCTACGCCTTCCGCCGACTGCCCTACGTCGTCAGGTCCGCGGTGGCGGGCCTCCAGCAAAGCAACCCGGCGCTGGAGGAAGCCGCCCGCTCGCTGGGCGCCACACCGTCACGCACCCTGCGGAGGATCGCCATCCCGCTCATCGGGGCGAATCTCATGGCCGGGTCCATCTTCGCCTTCGCCTTTGCGATGCTGGAGGTGAGCGACAGTCTCATCCTTGCCCAGCAAACCCAGCACTACCCCATCACCAAGGCGATCTACACCCTGCTCAGCACACTGGGCAACGGGACCGAGCTGGCCGCCGCACTGGGCGTATGGGCGATGGTATTCCTTTCCGTAGCCATCATGGGTGCGGCCATCCTGGCGGGAAAACGCGGAGGACTGTTCCGGGTCTGAACCGCGGATTTGCCTCGCCAAAGCCCCCGCCCCGATTTCCAGTGTCGGGCAAAGCCATGAGACGCGCCTCGTTCCTCCGCCTGCTTGCCCTTTCCATCCTCTCCGCCATGTCCTCCACCGCGGCTGAAAGTTCCACCAACACCTGCTTCGAACTCCGCACCTACTATGCCGCGGAAGGAAAACTGGACGCGCTGAACTCGCGCTTCCGCGACCATACCACCAAGCTTTTCGCCAAGCATGGAATGACCAACGTCGGCTATTGGGTGCCACTGGAAAACACGGAGAACAAGCTGGTCTACCTGCTTTCCTATCCGGACAAGGCCTCCCGTGACAAATCATGGGCCGCTTTCCAGGCGGATCCGGAATGGGTGGCCGCCAAGGCGAAATCCGAAGAAGGGGGAAAGCTGGTCGCCAAGGCCGACAACCGCTTCCTCTCCCCCACGGATTTCTCCACCATCACCTACGCCGCGGCTGACGCACCGCAGACCTTCGAACTGCGGACCTACACGACCGGCCCGGGAAATCTGGATCACCTGCTGAAACGCTTCCGCGAGCACACCGTCGCGCTGTTCACGAAACATGGCATGCGCCACTTCCACTACTTCACCCCATCGAAAGGTGAGCCGGGCGCGGAAAACACCCTCATCTACTTCCTCGCCCACGCGTCTCCTGAAGCGGGCAAGGCATCTTTCACCGCCTTCCGCGCGGACCCGGAGTGGATCAAGGCACGCGCCGCCTCCGAAGCCGCCGCGGGTGGCTCACTGACCGTGGAGGACGGCGTGAAATCCGAGCTTCTCAAGGCAACGGATTATTCCCCGGTGAAATGATGGCGGACTGTTGTCCGTCCGGTGCCACCATATTCCAATCCCGTCACACGAATTCCGGTTGACCATGGCCGGAGCGCGTCTATTGCACCCATCCGCGTGCATCGTTCCATGAAGCTCCTCATCCTTTCCCGCAACCCGCAGCTCTACAGCACCGATGCGCTCGTCAAGGCCGCCGAAAAGCGCGGCCACGATGTCCGGGTGGTGGACTACCTGCGCTGCTACATGAACATCACCTCCCGCAAGCCGCGCATCTACGTGGACGGGGAGGAACTCCAGGCGGACGCCGTCATTCCCCGCATCGCGGCGAGGCACACGTTCTACGGCAACGCCGTCGTCCGCCAGTTCGAGATGATGAACGTCTTCACCCTCAACGATTCCGTCGCCATCGCCCGCTCCCGGGACAAGCTGCGCTCGATGCAGATCCTCGCGAAACGCGGCGTCGGCCTGCCGGTCACCGGCTTCGCCCACCACACGGACGCCACCGGGAAACTCATCGAAATGTGCGGCGGCGCACCACTGGTCATCAAACTGCTGGAAGGCACGCAGGGCGTCGGCGTCGTGCTGGCTGAAACGGCGAACGCCGCCAGCTCCGTGATCGAGGCGTTCAAGGACCTGAACGCGAACATTCTGGTGCAGGAATTCATCAAGGAAGCGAAAGGTTCCGACATCCGCTGCATCGTGGTCGGAGGAAAGGTCGTCGCCTCCATGAAACGTCAGGCTCCCGAGGGCGAGTTCCGCTCGAACCTCCATCGCGGCGGCTCCGCCGAAAAGGTGAAAATCACCCCGGAGGAACGCGCCACCGCCATCCGTGCGGCGAAGGCCATGGGACTCAACGTCGCCGGTGTCGATCTGCTCCGCTCGAACCACGGCCCCGTGGTCATGGAGGTGAACTCCTCCCCCGGTCTGGAAGGCATCGAGCAATCATCCAAAAAGGACGTGGCGGGCGGCATCATCGAGTTCATCGAGCGGACCCTTGCTAACCCCGCCAAGGCCTCCAAGTCAGGTGACAAGTAAGATCCGGCGGCTGGAGCCATAACTCCTTGCCGCCAGGATGATTCCCGGAGCATGCTTATCAGCGATGATTGCTCGTATCCTGGTGTCCCTCATAATTTTTTCCGGATTCACGGCAGCATCAGCGGAAGTTCTCTTCCCCCCTGGCACCACAGGCTGGCATCGGCTGGGTGACTCCCTGTCAGCGGATGGTGACCACATGGCCGTCAGTGCTTCCGGCAACGGGCAGGTGATCATCAGGATCCGGCATGAGGAGGGATGGAGAACATCGAAAGTCATTCCGGCGGTGGATGATGTGGAGTCCGTCCACCTGTCAGGCAGCCACCTATGTATCAGATCCGCCCAATCCATCCGGATGTATGGCCGGAACAGCGGAGGGACGGATAACTGGGGACTCACCGCGGAGATGGCGATGAGATCCGGGGGAGTCGCCCTTTCCGGCACCCGGATGCTCATTGCCGGGAACAACCGCACCGATGAATATGGCTACAGTCCGGAAACCGGCACATGGGCCATGCTGCAGACCGTCGCCACCGGAGCAAGAACTCCGCAGGCACTCTCCGGCGATTTTGCCATCTTGGTCGCTGAAAACTCGTTCGCTTCGTTCACCGGCACTCCCCAGCTCTTCAAACGCGGTGAATCCGGAAGCTGGGAACCCGGAATGGCTCTCGCCCCGATCCATCATACGGGAGTACGTTCCGGCGTCGCCATGCATGGAGACCGGATCATCCTGGGGATTCCTGCCCGTTTCACGACGGGAAACACGGGTGAAGTCCGTGTCCTGGGACGGAACGTGGGTGGCACGGATGCCTGGGGCGAAGAGCAGATCATCCTCCCTGAAGGAACAGCCCAGGCATTCGGAGCCAGCATCTCCTTCACCGGAGATACCATCGCAGTGGGCATGGAGGGTTCCGATCAGACAATCCACCTTTACCGGCGGGCCGGGGATTCCTTCGACTTTTTCGCCCGGTTGCTTCCAGGCGGATACGCCTCCGAGGGATTCGGGCGGGAGCTGGGGTTGTCCACCGACCGCGTGGTCGCAGCGGACCTATGGGGAGGCACCCCCAACAACTACGCTGGAGCTGTGTTCAGTTTCACTATCCCCCAGGCCCCTTCTGGCTCCATTCTCCATGAGGACGAAGTCTTCAGGACTTCTCCCGAAGCCGCAGGCGATCACTTCGGCGAAAGCCTCGCCATGGATGGCGACCTCCTTGCCGTAGGTACCCCTTTCGCGGATGACCCGTATGAAAACGGCGGCATTGTCTATCTCTACCAAAAGACCCTGGAGGGTTCCTGGGAAAACGTGAAGACCATCACCCCCGGCAACGATTCACTGTATTCCCATTTCGGTTCCGCTGTCGCCCTCCGCAACGGCACACTGGCTGTCGCCGCACCCGGCTCACGCGAAATCCACCTGTTCGGCCGCGACCATGGCGGCATCGGCCAATGGGGGAAAATCCTCACCATTACGGACTGTCTCGCCCACCGCCTCTCTCTGGATGGAGACGTCCTGGCGGCCATCTCCACCTGGGACCATCTGAATGTCTTCGAACGCAATCAGGGAGGAGCCGGAAAATGGGGGAAGGTTCCCGCATCCGGCTCCGGGAATCATGTCACGGTCTCCGGAGGGATTCTGATCAGCTCAGGCAATTCCAACTGGGCTTCGGTGATGGAACGTGGAGCCAGCGGCTGGGAATATGCGTCCGGCCTCACCACGTCCAATCCATACGTCATGCTCGGAGCATGCTCCCTGTCCGGAGACACCGTAGCCATCAGCGCAGCACCAGGCTTCGGCCAGCCTCCCGGAGAATGGGTGTCGATCTTCAAAAAGAACACCGCTTCGCCAGGCGAATGGGTGGAAATATCCCGTATCCAGCCACCTGACCGACAAAACACCATCCGCTTTGGCCACAGCATCCAACTCATGGGTAACATGCTTGTCATTGGCGCTCCCGGAGACGTTACCGGAGGAGTTGAATCAGGCTCTGTCTATGTTTTCCGTGGGAACGAAGATCTGACTTCATGGACTCTCGTCCGGAAGATCCGGATGCCGGGAAACGCGGCGGAGGATGCCTACGGTTCAACTGTCGCGACCAATGGCGATGATGTCGCTGCAGGTGCTCCTGAAAAATCATCGGTCTGGCCGGAAGGTGGCGCGGTGCATGTCGATGCATCCTCCACCCACCTGGCGAAATGGGTGGATTTGCACTCCCTCGCCGGCCACGACGAACAGGAGGTATTGCTCGGTTATGCGATGGGGGTTGATCCCAGGAACCATCCGGGGCGGACCATCCGCCTGGTTGCCGGAGGAAATGGCAGCCACTCCATCTTCTATCCCCGCGCCAAGGATGCGCCGGGGGTGGATTTCAGGATGGAGTGGTCGGAAGATCTCAACTTGTGGAAAGATACCGGGACTGATCCCGGCATTTCCCGATCAGTGGATGCCGAATCCCCAGATGCGTGGGAGCACCGCCTGGTGATTCCGCCAACCACACATGGCAGGGCGTTCTTCCGTGCAAGGGCGATCCGCCGTTGAATCCCCTACTTCTCCATCTGCGAACGCCAGTAGTCCAGGCGTTCCTTGATCCGCTTCTCCATCCCCTGCTCCCCCGGTTGGTAGTAGGTGCGGCCCTCCGGCAGGTAGGCCTGCGGGATGTAGGCCCCCTCGTAGTCGTGGGAGTAAAGGTAGCGCAGATTTTCTTCGGTTTCTCCGGAGGCACTGGCGAGCTTTTTGCGGGTTCTGGTCCGGAGATGCGGAGGAACTGCCAGCGTGCGGCCACTTTCCACATCGGACATCGCCTTTCCTAGAGCGGCGTAGGCGGTGTTCGATTTCGGTGCGGTCGCCAGATAGACGGTGGCATGGGCCAGCGGGATCCTGCCCTCCGGCATGCCGACGAACTCCAGCGCGCCGTGGGCATCCAAGGCCACGCGCAGGGCACCGGAGTCCGCCAGGCCGATGTCCTCCGAAGCTGAGATCACCAGCCGCCGGGAGATGAAACGCGGATCCTCCCCGGCATGCAGCATCTTCGCC includes the following:
- a CDS encoding helix-turn-helix domain-containing protein; translation: MQSPDASPKGHLNTSAENPEEPWINSYDACHHLGISIATLHRWVKSGRLKPKRTPGGVYRFRRSDLNALLR
- a CDS encoding ABC transporter ATP-binding protein, yielding MDSIRAESIVKTFGKVQALDGVSLTVRPGELFFLLGASGCGKTTLLRCIAGLETPTSGRIFFGDREVTTMPPHKREAALVFQSYALWPHLTVAQNIAFGLEERKVPKAEIKRRVEEALEMVKLPGFGGRSIDQMSGGQQQRVSLARALVVKPKCLLLDEPLSNLDAQLRIEMRREIRRIVKENGLTGIYVTHDQEEALAMADRMAVLDHGRICQIGTPEEIYRSPHTAHVAGFIGETNIIDGVVVEQRAGHCIAKTDGGALIGRMGDASWSPATGDRVSISIRPEAWRLKQAEGENVLAGTVIDRTYLGQRIQYLIGTAVGRQEVVEMNPQVMHEPGANVSISCRHADVMILKP
- a CDS encoding extracellular solute-binding protein, which gives rise to MKTRALLILGLLAVIVALPVVMRRETATVSPAEADDRLVIITPHHESIRLEFEEAFAAWWKRSTGRTIYLDWRKPGGTSEIRMVLDAGFEAAADGRREGIGIDIFFGGGEPDFSGQARLGRLAPLDVFTKHPEWFGEGGVIPETFTGERYYAADHTWVATCMSQFGICYNPDAIKRMGLPEPAQWDDLGDPGYAGSLALADPTKSGSVARAFELILQTHMQREPASSQGDADAAIARGWDNGLRLIQRMAANARYFTDSAPKPPQDVVQGNAAAGMCIDFYGRSYEGEFTTADGRPRLKWIAPHAGTTLSGDPIAVLKGAPHPEIAQAFVEFCLTPEAQRIWFGKPGTPHGPIARSLHRMPVRKDVYTPENLAASSMPGVHPYTDEGNFTYRPELTGSKAFNTIRNLVKVMCIDSHEEMKDAWQALRDAGMPADALAVFADVSMVPYSAVGKGDARLDSKDPMVAAARAAELGEWFRENYRRAAAMARAKTTTAR
- a CDS encoding iron ABC transporter permease, translated to MKRGTAIFLTAIVTLLFAVFFLYPAGMVVKQAFELKGPDGSTRYTLEFIIAVFRNPIYREGLWNAFALGITSTIATLAIAFPLALIGHRYDFMGRRVLGVLVLAPLIVPPFVGAVGVKQMLGVNGALNALLIDLGMMDPALPYDWLAHGRFTGIVVMNALHLYPILYMNIAAALSNLDPAMEQAAENLGCPPWKRFLRITLPLSMPGVFAGSSIVFIWAFTELGVPLVFDYSRVAPVQIFDGIKGLDKNPTPYALTAILLVVAAVVFSLSKLVMGRSPLGTAPRPKGRSDLKRIGGIRSAACALLFLGVFLLASVPHLGVILLSLAGRWYGTVVPDEFTARHYTEALGNGLVVPSIQNSLMYAGCATLVALAIGLAVAWVVVRSNLRSRGWLDALVMLPLAVPGLVMAFGYLALSQEDKPFHFLIGADGSPFLLLVIAYAFRRLPYVVRSAVAGLQQSNPALEEAARSLGATPSRTLRRIAIPLIGANLMAGSIFAFAFAMLEVSDSLILAQQTQHYPITKAIYTLLSTLGNGTELAAALGVWAMVFLSVAIMGAAILAGKRGGLFRV
- a CDS encoding NIPSNAP family protein; this encodes MRRASFLRLLALSILSAMSSTAAESSTNTCFELRTYYAAEGKLDALNSRFRDHTTKLFAKHGMTNVGYWVPLENTENKLVYLLSYPDKASRDKSWAAFQADPEWVAAKAKSEEGGKLVAKADNRFLSPTDFSTITYAAADAPQTFELRTYTTGPGNLDHLLKRFREHTVALFTKHGMRHFHYFTPSKGEPGAENTLIYFLAHASPEAGKASFTAFRADPEWIKARAASEAAAGGSLTVEDGVKSELLKATDYSPVK
- the rimK gene encoding 30S ribosomal protein S6--L-glutamate ligase, translated to MKLLILSRNPQLYSTDALVKAAEKRGHDVRVVDYLRCYMNITSRKPRIYVDGEELQADAVIPRIAARHTFYGNAVVRQFEMMNVFTLNDSVAIARSRDKLRSMQILAKRGVGLPVTGFAHHTDATGKLIEMCGGAPLVIKLLEGTQGVGVVLAETANAASSVIEAFKDLNANILVQEFIKEAKGSDIRCIVVGGKVVASMKRQAPEGEFRSNLHRGGSAEKVKITPEERATAIRAAKAMGLNVAGVDLLRSNHGPVVMEVNSSPGLEGIEQSSKKDVAGGIIEFIERTLANPAKASKSGDK
- a CDS encoding FG-GAP repeat protein, yielding MAVSASGNGQVIIRIRHEEGWRTSKVIPAVDDVESVHLSGSHLCIRSAQSIRMYGRNSGGTDNWGLTAEMAMRSGGVALSGTRMLIAGNNRTDEYGYSPETGTWAMLQTVATGARTPQALSGDFAILVAENSFASFTGTPQLFKRGESGSWEPGMALAPIHHTGVRSGVAMHGDRIILGIPARFTTGNTGEVRVLGRNVGGTDAWGEEQIILPEGTAQAFGASISFTGDTIAVGMEGSDQTIHLYRRAGDSFDFFARLLPGGYASEGFGRELGLSTDRVVAADLWGGTPNNYAGAVFSFTIPQAPSGSILHEDEVFRTSPEAAGDHFGESLAMDGDLLAVGTPFADDPYENGGIVYLYQKTLEGSWENVKTITPGNDSLYSHFGSAVALRNGTLAVAAPGSREIHLFGRDHGGIGQWGKILTITDCLAHRLSLDGDVLAAISTWDHLNVFERNQGGAGKWGKVPASGSGNHVTVSGGILISSGNSNWASVMERGASGWEYASGLTTSNPYVMLGACSLSGDTVAISAAPGFGQPPGEWVSIFKKNTASPGEWVEISRIQPPDRQNTIRFGHSIQLMGNMLVIGAPGDVTGGVESGSVYVFRGNEDLTSWTLVRKIRMPGNAAEDAYGSTVATNGDDVAAGAPEKSSVWPEGGAVHVDASSTHLAKWVDLHSLAGHDEQEVLLGYAMGVDPRNHPGRTIRLVAGGNGSHSIFYPRAKDAPGVDFRMEWSEDLNLWKDTGTDPGISRSVDAESPDAWEHRLVIPPTTHGRAFFRARAIRR